The proteins below come from a single Eremothecium sinecaudum strain ATCC 58844 chromosome II, complete sequence genomic window:
- a CDS encoding CAP domain-containing protein (Syntenic homolog of Ashbya gossypii AAL179W; Syntenic homolog of Saccharomyces cerevisiae YJL079C (PRY1)) — protein MKFSKPATYGIAALSLASTVSARQEIRYVYAEVDIDGETTTTNIRTYDANNMPDFLRQFPGFIGFGDVRRPPDESETFTFYEETSTLFPGPVHTGDRPAHGFPGNHGGNGNHGGNWRPHRAPDQLLDQSHGQNTTQPCDPSPETPPSPPPPMTPTPTPPHDSPSPPPPSPPTPSPNPPVNPPAPDHALPNRQNPPPSPEAPPVPPPTPGPSSSTSSLASTAPSPLPSHSPGDDDNATGRQSNSLRDRALRAHNQKRRLHRDTGELRWSNELQEFAEKYAEDYDCSGNLKHSGGPYGENLAVGFPTTEDAIEAWYDEIKDYDFSKPDFSEETGHFTQMLWRGTSQVGCAEKRCSPRVGTYLICNYLSRGNVLGQFGANVNRLR, from the coding sequence ATGAAATTTTCTAAGCCCGCTACCTACGGTATTGCCGCCCTGTCGCTAGCATCGACTGTCTCTGCTCGCCAAGAAATCCGTTATGTCTACGCTGAAGTGGACATCGACGGCGAGACGACAACGACAAACATCCGAACCTATGATGCGAATAATATGCCAGACTTCCTACGTCAATTCCCCGGATTCATTGGATTTGGAGATGTCAGAAGGCCCCCCGATGAATCAGAAACCTTTACGTTCTATGAGGAAACGAGCACCCTGTTTCCGGGACCTGTACACACTGGTGACAGGCCTGCCCATGGGTTCCCTGGGAACCATGGAGGTAATGGGAACCATGGAGGCAATTGGAGACCTCACCGGGCCCCTGATCAATTACTTGACCAGTCGCATGGCCAAAATACCACACAACCATGCGATCCATCGCCAGAAACACCCCCATCTCCTCCTCCTCCCATGACTCCTACACCAACGCCTCCACACGATTCACCATCGCCTCCTCCACCATCTCCTCCAACTCCATCACCAAACCCTCCAGTCAACCCTCCAGCTCCAGATCATGCGTTACCAAACCGTCAAAATCCTCCCCCAAGCCCTGAAGCTCCTCCAGTGCCACCTCCAACTCCAGGACCTTCATCTTCCACCAGCAGTTTGGCATCCACTGCCCCTTCACCTCTTCCATCTCATTCTCCAGGCGACGATGACAATGCAACCGGCAGACAATCTAACAGTCTCAGAGACAGAGCCCTCAGAGCACACAACCAAAAGAGAAGATTGCACAGGGATACAGGTGAACTTAGATGGTCTAATGAGTTACAGGAATTTGCTGAAAAGTATGCCGAAGATTATGACTGCAGTGGCAATCTAAAGCACTCTGGTGGTCCATACGGTGAGAACCTCGCAGTTGGATTCCCTACTACTGAAGATGCTATTGAAGCGTGGTATGACGAAATCAAGGATTACGATTTCTCCAAGCCGGATTTCTCGGAGGAAACAGGTCATTTTACTCAAATGTTATGGAGAGGTACTTCCCAAGTTGGATGTGCCGAAAAGCGCTGTAGCCCTCGGGTTGGTACCTACTTGATCTGTAACTATCTCAGCAGAGGTAACGTTCTCGGTCAGTTCGGTGCCAATGTTAACCGTTTGCGCTAA
- the PRY1 gene encoding sterol-binding protein (Syntenic homolog of Ashbya gossypii AAL178W; Syntenic homolog of Saccharomyces cerevisiae YJL079C (PRY1) and YKR013W (PRY2); Tandem gene duplication in Ashbya gossypii), translating to MQNLSIVLLCLYCALRAALAEETSTAYRTFTVLETKTTTSVVSIESPDVVVIYTTIFQTKTTPYRESPTEVPKQLNATFATQILDAHNELRARHSAPNLVWSDKLYRKAQNYVAKLKTCNGTLVHSNLPYGENLALGYNTTAAVNAWYDEYKEYDYNNPGFSKSTGHFTQLIWANTTTLGCAYILCGPYYGQYTICEYDPPGNIQGEFRDNVKNCNEVVKIN from the coding sequence ATGCAAAATTTGTCTATAGTGCTCCTATGCCTTTATTGCGCTCTGCGAGCCGCCCTCGCTGAAGAAACCAGCACCGCATACAGAACGTTCACAGTACTAGAAACGAAAACGACGACCTCAGTAGTCTCAATTGAGTCTCCAGATGTGGTTGTAATTTACACTACAATTTTCCAGACCAAAACAACTCCGTACAGAGAATCACCAACGGAAGTGCCTAAGCAATTGAATGCAACGTTTGCAACACAAATTTTAGACGCACACAATGAACTACGAGCCCGCCACTCCGCTCCCAACCTTGTGTGGAGCGACAAGCTTTACCGAAAGGCCCAGAATTACGTAGCTAAACTAAAAACGTGTAATGGAACACTCGTACATTCCAATCTACCGTATGGCGAGAACCTCGCTCTCGGCTACAACACCACTGCGGCAGTCAACGCATGGTATGATGAATACAAAGAATACGATTACAACAACCCTGGATTTTCTAAATCAACCGGCCATTTCACCCAGCTAATATGGGCAAATACAACAACTTTAGGCTGTGCATATATTTTGTGTGGGCCGTACTACGGTCAATACACTATTTGTGAATATGACCCTCCTGGAAATATCCAAGGCGAGTTTAGAGATAATGTTAAAAATTGTAATGAAGTAGTTAAGATTAATTGA